In Trichomycterus rosablanca isolate fTriRos1 chromosome 4, fTriRos1.hap1, whole genome shotgun sequence, one DNA window encodes the following:
- the usp33 gene encoding ubiquitin carboxyl-terminal hydrolase 33, whose translation MPAGSNSDCSHLECVGEITTEELIQKSHGQCQDCRVGGPNLWACLENGCAYVGCGESHADHSTVHSQETHHNLTVNLTTLRVWCYACAKEVFLDRKLGPVTPPPGTSKPVSPASVPGQEAAVPGSPTSLRVPPTVLCEDLDMETEEEDDLKTKGLTGLKNIGNTCYMNAALQALSNCPPLTQFFLDCGGLVRTDKKPALCKSYQKLITDLWHKNRPSYVLPTNLFQGIKAVNPMFRGYSQQDSQEFLRCLMDQLHEELKEPVEELEDQDQVLGMDEEEPSEPNKANAAADANEADTLISDEDKASKERQKEKNLINELHRADLDKDVDTTAIVSSQGAVKQAKAADSNTEIQISSSARPHSPSVSESKLSTSPPKSSPMWPNLHPAHKKVSSFAPPKSKRQRKYRSVISDVFDGTIISSVQCLTCDRVSVTLENFQDISLPIPGKEDLAKLHSSTHPTSLVKAGSCGEAYAPQGWIAFVLEYIKSWFWGPVVTLQDCLAAFFARDELKGDNMYSCEKCKKLRNGVKFCKVQSLPEILCIHLKRFRHELMFSTKISTHVSFPLDGLDLQPFLAKESTAQTTTYDLLSVICHHGTASSGHYVAYCRNDLNQLWYEFDDQSVTEVSESCVQNAEAYVLFYKKSNEEVHRERRKVSALFNVMEPSLLQFYVSRQWLNKFRTFAEPGPISNQDFLCVHGGVPPHKAAYVDDLVVMVPQNVWDHLYSRYGGGPAVNHLYVCHTCQLEIEKLEKRRKNELDMFVRLNKAFQEEESPAIIYCISMQWFREWEIFVKGKDNDPPGPIDNSKIAVNKNGHVTLKQGADSGQISEETWKFLHSIHGGGPVVTIRPSVSHQDPDTSQTEEKIEVETRAL comes from the exons ATGCCGGCTGGTTCAAACAGCGACTGCTCACACCTGGAGTGTGTTGGAGAGATCACGACAGAGGAACTCATCCAGAAGTCTCAT GGCCAGTGCCAGGACTGCAGAGTCGGTGGGCCGAACCTCTGGGCCTGCCTGGAA AATGGCTGCGCTTACGTTGGCTGTGGAGAGTCTCACGCTGACCACAGCACCGTCCACTCACAG GAGACGCATCACAACCTAACGGTGAATCTGACCACGCTGAGGGTTTGGTGTTACGCCTGCGCCAAGGAAGTCTTCCTGGATAGGAAGCTGGGGCCTGTGACCCCTCCGCCTGGCACTTCTAAGCCTGTCTCACCCGCGTCGGTACCTGGCCAG GAGGCTGCAGTCCCAGGCAGCCCCACCTCCCTGAGAGTGCCACCGACTGTTCTGTGTGAGGATCTGGACATGGAGACGGAAGAAGAGGATGATCTGAAGACCAAAG GCCTGACCGGACTGAAAAACATCGGCAACACCTGCTACATGAACGCAGCACTGCAGGCTCTGTCTAACTG TCCTCCTCTGACCCAGTTCTTTCTGGACTGCGGTGGCCTAGTGAGGACAGACAAGAAGCCGGCGCTGTGTAAAAGCTACCAGAAACTCATCACAGACCTCTGGCACAAAAACAG GCCTTCATATGTCCTCCCCACGAACCTGTTCCAGGGAATTAAAGCGGTGAATCCGATGTTTCGGGGTTACTCTCAACAG GATTCGCAGGAGTTCCTACGCTGCCTGATGGACCAGCTTCACGAGGAGCTCAAAGAGCCTGTGGAAGAGCTCGAGGACCAGGACCAGGTGCTGGGCATGGACGAAGAAGAGCCTAGCGAGCCCAACAAAGCTAACGCCGCCGCCGATGCCAACGAGGCTGACACGCTCATCTCAGACGAGGACAAAGCGAGTAAAGAGCGGCAGAAGGAAAAGAACCTCATCAACGAGCTTCATCGTGCCGACCTGGACAAGGACGTGGACACCACGGCCATCGTCAGCAGCCAGGGAGCCGTCAAACAGGCCAAGGCTGCCG ACTCCAACACAGAGATCCAGATCAGTAGCAGTGCCAGACCCCACAGCCCCAGTGTCAGCGAGAGCAAGCTGTCCACCAGTCCCCCCAAATCCAGCCCTATGTGGCCCAACCTGCACCCAGCCCACAAGAAAG TGAGTTCGTTTGCACCGCCTAAGAGCAAACGGCAGAGGAAATATCGCAGCGTCATCTCCGACGTCTTCGATGGCACCATCATCAGCTCTGTACAGTGCCTGACCTGCGACAGG GTCTCAGTCACTCTGGAGAACTTCCAGGACATTTCCCTGCCCATTCCAGGGAAAGAGGACCTGGCCAAGCTgcactcatccactcatccgACTTCTCTGGTGAAGGCAGGCTCATGTGGTGAGGCTTACGCCCCTCAGGGCTGGATCGCTTTCGTCCTCGAGTACATCAAAAG CTGGTTCTGGGGTCCTGTCGTCACGCTACAAGACTGTCTGGCTGCTTTCTTCGCTCGAGATGAACTGAAAG GTGATAACATGTACAGCTGTGAGAAGTGCAAGAA GTTACGGAATGGAGTCAAATTCTGCAAAGTTCAGAGTTTGCCAGAG ATTTTGTGCATTCACCTAAAGCGCTTCAGACATGAGCTGATGTTCTCCACCAAGATAAGCACTCACGTCTCCTTCCCGCTGGACGGCCTGGACCTGCAACCGTTTCTGGCCAAAGAGAGCACCGCCCAGACCACCACTTACGACCTGCTTTCCGTCATCTGTCACCACGGCACCGCCAGCA GTGGTCACTATGTTGCTTACTGCCGTAACGACCTGAATCAGCTCTGGTACGAATTTGACGACCAGAGCGTGACTGAAGTCTCGGAGTCCTGCGTCCAGAATGCAGAGGCTTATGTGCTCTTCTACAA GAAGAGCAACGAGGAGGTGCACAGGGAGAGGCGGAAGGTTTCAGCTCTGTTTAACGTCATGGAGCCGAGCCTGCTGCAGTTCTATGTGTCCCGCCAGTGGCTCAACAAGTTCCGGACGTTTGCTGAACCGGGGCCCATCTCCAACCAGGACTTTTTGTGCGTTCATGGAG GTGTGCCACCCCATAAGGCTGCGTACGTCGACGACCTGGTCGTCATGGTGCCCCAGAACGTCTGGGATCACCTGTACAGCAG GTACGGAGGAGGTCCAGCCGTCAACCACCTGTACGTCTGCCACACCTGCCAGCTGGAGATCGAGAAGCTGGAGAAACGGCGTAAAAACGAGCTGGATATGTTTGTTCGA CTGAATAAGGCGTTTCAGGAGGAGGAGTCCCCAGCCATCATCTACTGTATCAGCATGCAGTGGTTCCGTGAATGGGAGATTTTCGTCAAAGGCAAAGACAATG ATCCTCCAGGGCCCATCGATAACTCCAAGATTGCTGTGAACAAGAACGGACACGTCACGCTCAAGCAGG GTGCCGATTCGGGTCAGATCTCAGAGGAGACGTGGAAGTTCCTGCATTCGATTCATGGCGGCGGGCCCGTAGTGACCATCCGACCCAGCGTGAGCCACCAAGACCCTGACACGTCTCAGACAGAGGAGAAGATCGAGGTGGAAACGCGCGCCCTGTAG